A stretch of Allostreptomyces psammosilenae DNA encodes these proteins:
- a CDS encoding N-acetylmuramoyl-L-alanine amidase, with amino-acid sequence MSRGNTGAAVAAAASALLVAVTLSGCGLLGRDAEGVPGGGGGPAVTSASPSPSAGAATGTAPAPTPSAAPTGDSTATPAPTPTAEVPPLAGRTVVIDPGHNPGNAAHPAEIAEQVDVGTGHKECDTVGAEDAAGNPEYAFTLDLARLVREELRERGADVVLTHDGDRPWGPCVDERARIGNEAGADAAVSLHADGGPATGRGFHVIAPGPVDAGTADNQKVVAPSRELAERLREAFGAATGMPVADYLAGGSGLDVRSDLGGLNLSQVPKVFLECGNMRNAEDAAALADPKWRRRAAAGVADALTAFLTTDRPGS; translated from the coding sequence GTGAGCCGAGGGAACACCGGTGCGGCTGTCGCCGCGGCGGCCTCCGCGCTGCTGGTGGCCGTCACGCTGTCCGGGTGCGGACTGCTCGGCAGGGACGCCGAGGGCGTGCCCGGGGGCGGGGGCGGGCCGGCCGTGACATCGGCGTCGCCCTCCCCGTCCGCGGGGGCGGCCACCGGGACGGCGCCCGCCCCGACGCCGTCCGCCGCGCCGACGGGGGATTCGACGGCGACGCCGGCTCCGACCCCGACGGCCGAGGTGCCGCCGCTGGCCGGCCGCACCGTGGTGATCGATCCCGGGCACAACCCGGGGAACGCAGCGCACCCGGCGGAGATCGCCGAGCAGGTGGACGTCGGCACGGGCCACAAGGAGTGCGACACGGTGGGCGCCGAGGACGCCGCCGGCAATCCGGAGTACGCCTTCACCCTCGACCTCGCCCGGCTGGTGCGCGAGGAACTGCGGGAACGCGGCGCCGACGTGGTGCTCACCCACGACGGGGACCGGCCCTGGGGGCCGTGCGTGGACGAGCGGGCGCGGATCGGCAACGAGGCCGGGGCGGACGCAGCGGTGTCACTGCACGCCGACGGCGGCCCGGCCACCGGCCGGGGCTTCCACGTGATCGCGCCGGGGCCGGTGGACGCGGGCACGGCCGACAACCAAAAGGTCGTGGCGCCGTCCCGGGAGCTCGCCGAGCGGCTGCGGGAGGCGTTCGGCGCGGCCACCGGCATGCCGGTCGCCGACTACCTGGCCGGTGGCAGCGGGCTGGACGTCCGCTCCGACCTCGGTGGCCTGAACCTGTCACAGGTGCCGAAGGTGTTCCTGGAGTGCGGCAACATGCGCAACGCCGAGGACGCCGCCGCCCTGGCCGATCCCAAGTGGCGGCGGCGCGCCGCGGCCGGAGTCGCCGACGCGCTCACCGCCTTCCTGACCACGGACCGCCCCGGCTCCTGA
- a CDS encoding class I SAM-dependent methyltransferase has protein sequence MPEDEGLALYRAAVEAAGDGPGRGLPLLEIGTYCGRSTLLLAAAAREAGTVVVTVDHHRGSEEQQPGWEYHDPTLVDPELGVMDTLPRFRRTLHRAGLEEHVVAVVGRSPRVAALWGGPLAMVFVDGGHTDEHALADYRGWAPKVVPGGLLVVHDVFPDPADGGQAPYRHLYRRALDGGEFVEVSATGSLRVLRRVGGPAPVEARGEAPGEAPGEAEPGALAEGEARSQR, from the coding sequence ATGCCGGAGGACGAGGGCCTGGCGCTGTACCGGGCGGCCGTCGAGGCGGCCGGCGACGGTCCCGGCCGCGGACTGCCGCTGCTGGAGATCGGCACCTACTGCGGGCGCTCCACGCTGCTGCTCGCCGCCGCCGCCCGGGAGGCCGGGACGGTGGTGGTGACCGTCGACCACCACCGCGGCTCGGAGGAGCAGCAGCCCGGGTGGGAGTACCACGACCCCACCCTGGTGGATCCCGAACTGGGCGTCATGGACACCCTCCCCCGCTTCCGCCGCACGCTCCACCGCGCCGGGCTGGAGGAGCACGTGGTGGCCGTGGTCGGCCGCTCCCCGCGGGTGGCCGCGCTGTGGGGCGGGCCGCTGGCGATGGTGTTCGTGGACGGCGGACACACCGACGAGCACGCGCTCGCGGACTACCGGGGGTGGGCCCCGAAGGTTGTGCCCGGTGGCCTGCTGGTGGTGCACGACGTCTTCCCCGACCCGGCGGACGGCGGTCAGGCGCCCTACCGTCACCTCTACCGGCGGGCGCTGGACGGCGGGGAGTTCGTGGAGGTCTCCGCCACGGGCTCGTTGCGCGTGCTGCGCCGGGTCGGCGGGCCCGCCCCCGTTGAGGCCCGCGGGGAGGCCCCTGGGGAGGCCCCTGGGGAGGCGGAGCCCGGGGCCCTCGCGGAGGGGGAGGCGAGGAGCCAGCGGTGA
- a CDS encoding Nif3-like dinuclear metal center hexameric protein has translation MSTPDPPAVPKLSEVLTLLDERYDPAWAEPWDAVGLVCGDPDAPVRRVALAVDPVQPVVDEALAGGADLLITHHPLYLKGTTGVPATTFKGRVVHTLIRGGCALYTAHTNADTADPGVSDALAAALGLTVLRPLVPDPGDPDGRRGIGRVCALPEPLTLAEFAERAARSLPATRAGLRVAGDGGQVLRTVAVSGGAGDSFFAEVRAAGVDAYLTADLRHHPAAEAREAAPVALIDAAHWATEHPWLDQAAELLREDAARRGWEIEVTVSRLVTDPWTSAWPASTD, from the coding sequence GTGTCGACCCCCGATCCCCCCGCCGTCCCGAAACTGTCCGAGGTGCTCACCCTGCTCGACGAGCGCTACGACCCGGCCTGGGCCGAGCCGTGGGACGCCGTCGGGCTGGTCTGCGGTGACCCGGACGCCCCCGTCCGGCGGGTGGCGCTCGCCGTGGACCCGGTGCAGCCCGTCGTCGACGAGGCGCTCGCCGGCGGCGCCGACCTCCTGATCACCCACCACCCGCTGTACCTCAAGGGCACCACGGGGGTGCCGGCCACCACCTTCAAGGGGCGCGTCGTGCACACCCTGATCCGTGGCGGCTGCGCCCTCTACACGGCGCACACCAACGCCGACACCGCCGATCCCGGCGTCTCCGACGCGCTCGCCGCGGCGCTCGGCCTGACGGTGCTGCGGCCCCTCGTGCCGGATCCGGGCGACCCCGACGGCCGGCGCGGGATCGGACGCGTCTGCGCGCTGCCCGAGCCGCTCACCCTGGCCGAGTTCGCCGAGCGGGCCGCCCGGTCGCTGCCGGCCACCCGCGCGGGGCTGCGCGTGGCGGGGGACGGCGGGCAGGTGCTGCGCACGGTGGCGGTCAGCGGCGGCGCCGGAGACTCCTTCTTCGCCGAGGTGCGCGCGGCGGGGGTGGACGCCTACCTCACCGCGGACCTACGGCACCACCCGGCCGCGGAGGCGCGCGAGGCCGCCCCGGTCGCGCTGATCGACGCGGCGCACTGGGCGACCGAGCACCCCTGGCTGGACCAGGCCGCCGAGCTGCTGCGCGAGGACGCGGCCCGGCGCGGGTGGGAGATCGAGGTCACCGTCTCGCGCCTGGTCACCGACCCGTGGACCAGCGCCTGGCCCGCGAGCACCGACTGA
- a CDS encoding zinc ribbon domain-containing protein has protein sequence MKAAPADQQRLLDVQALDLRLDQLAHRRRNLPEHATIAELNGTLAKDRDLLVAARTQEGDAAREQTKAEQDVDQVRTRARRDQERLDSGAITSPKDLENLQREIVSLGRRQGDLEEVVLEIMERREAAQARVAELEARTAETEAAIATARERLDQLTAEIDAESASVAREREAVAAAVPADLMALYEKLRGQFGGVGAAKLYQKRCEGCRLELGVTDLNDVRAAAPDAVVRCENCRRILVRTADSGL, from the coding sequence GTGAAAGCCGCCCCCGCAGACCAGCAGCGCCTGCTCGACGTGCAGGCCCTCGACCTCCGGCTCGACCAGCTCGCGCACCGCCGCCGCAACCTGCCGGAACACGCCACGATCGCCGAGCTGAACGGCACGCTGGCCAAGGACCGCGACCTGCTGGTCGCCGCCCGCACCCAGGAGGGTGACGCGGCCCGCGAGCAGACCAAGGCCGAGCAGGACGTCGACCAGGTCCGCACCCGTGCCCGGCGCGACCAGGAGCGTCTGGACTCCGGCGCCATCACCTCCCCCAAGGACCTGGAGAACCTCCAGCGGGAGATCGTCTCCCTGGGCCGCCGCCAGGGCGACCTGGAGGAGGTGGTGCTGGAGATCATGGAGCGCCGGGAGGCCGCCCAGGCGCGCGTCGCCGAGCTGGAGGCCCGCACCGCCGAGACGGAGGCGGCCATCGCCACCGCGCGGGAGCGGCTGGACCAGCTCACCGCCGAGATCGACGCGGAGTCGGCGAGCGTCGCCCGCGAGCGCGAGGCGGTGGCCGCGGCCGTGCCGGCCGACCTGATGGCGCTCTACGAGAAGCTGCGCGGGCAGTTCGGCGGCGTCGGCGCGGCCAAGCTGTACCAGAAGCGCTGTGAGGGGTGCCGGCTGGAACTGGGCGTCACCGACCTCAACGACGTCCGGGCCGCCGCCCCGGACGCGGTCGTCCGCTGCGAGAACTGCCGTCGAATCCTGGTGCGGACCGCCGACTCCGGTCTGTGA
- a CDS encoding bifunctional RNase H/acid phosphatase has protein sequence MSERVLVVEADGGSRGNPGPAGYGAVVRDAATGELLAETAQYIGRATNNVAEYRGLIAGLRAAAEIDPAARVEVLMDSKLVVEQMSGRWKIKHPDMRPLATEARAAFPAERVVYRWVPRAQNSHADRLANEAMDAGGAGRQWVATTIPAPQPAAAPATAPAGAAAPATAATAATAGAARAGAAPAGTPTATAPTMTAPTAPTGTMPGTPPAGWAADLGTATTLLLLRHGETPLTPLKRFSGTGGDDPELSERGLDQARRAAEALAAGGGIDAVVASPLARCRQTAQVVADRLGLPVRVEEGFREADFGAFEGLTFAEVQQRMPDALNAWLADTATPPPGGESLREVAGRVAVARDRTIARFAGRTVLVVSHVTPIKALVAQAIGAPLESLFRMELSAASLTAVQHYPDGNSSMRLFNDTAHLR, from the coding sequence GTGAGCGAGCGGGTTCTGGTGGTGGAGGCGGACGGCGGGTCCCGGGGAAATCCCGGCCCCGCCGGCTACGGGGCCGTGGTGCGGGACGCGGCGACCGGTGAACTGCTCGCCGAGACGGCCCAGTACATCGGCCGGGCCACCAACAACGTCGCCGAGTACCGGGGCCTGATCGCCGGACTGCGCGCCGCCGCCGAGATCGACCCGGCCGCCCGGGTCGAGGTGCTGATGGACTCCAAGCTCGTGGTGGAGCAGATGTCCGGGCGCTGGAAGATCAAGCACCCGGACATGCGGCCGCTGGCCACCGAGGCCCGCGCGGCGTTCCCCGCCGAGCGGGTCGTCTACCGGTGGGTGCCGCGCGCGCAGAACAGCCACGCGGACCGGCTGGCCAACGAGGCGATGGACGCCGGCGGGGCCGGTCGGCAGTGGGTCGCCACGACCATCCCGGCACCGCAGCCCGCCGCCGCTCCCGCCACGGCGCCCGCCGGCGCCGCCGCTCCTGCCACGGCGGCCACGGCGGCCACGGCCGGAGCCGCGCGCGCCGGGGCCGCTCCCGCCGGCACGCCCACCGCGACCGCGCCCACCATGACGGCGCCCACCGCACCCACCGGGACCATGCCCGGCACGCCGCCCGCCGGCTGGGCCGCCGACCTCGGCACCGCCACCACCCTCCTGCTGCTGCGGCACGGCGAGACCCCGCTCACCCCGCTCAAGCGGTTCTCCGGCACCGGCGGCGACGACCCCGAGCTCTCCGAGCGCGGCCTCGACCAGGCCCGGCGGGCCGCCGAGGCGCTGGCAGCCGGCGGCGGCATCGACGCCGTGGTGGCCTCGCCGCTCGCCCGCTGCCGGCAGACCGCCCAGGTGGTGGCCGACCGCCTCGGGCTGCCGGTGCGCGTCGAGGAGGGGTTCCGGGAGGCCGACTTCGGCGCCTTCGAGGGGCTGACCTTCGCCGAGGTCCAGCAGCGGATGCCGGACGCGCTGAACGCCTGGCTGGCGGACACCGCCACCCCGCCGCCGGGCGGGGAGAGCCTGCGCGAGGTGGCCGGCCGCGTCGCGGTGGCCCGCGACCGGACCATCGCCCGCTTCGCCGGGCGGACGGTGCTCGTGGTCAGCCACGTCACGCCGATCAAGGCGCTGGTCGCCCAGGCCATCGGCGCACCGCTGGAGTCGCTGTTCCGGATGGAGCTGTCCGCCGCCTCGCTGACCGCCGTTCAGCACTACCCGGACGGCAACTCCTCGATGCGCCTGTTCAACGACACCGCCCACCTGCGCTGA
- a CDS encoding FAD-dependent oxidoreductase gives MYDQTDVIVIGGGTGGYSAALRAAALGLRVALVERDLVGGTCLHRGCIPSKAMLHAAELVDGIAEAGERWGVRASLDGVDYAALIATRDDIVRRNHLGVEGHLAHAGVTVVRGSATLTGPRSVAITPSGAMDPRATAGAGGALGAPDTPASLTARRGLVLATGSRPRTLPGLVPDGRRILTSDEALFAADLPASVVVLGGGAIGCEYASFYRSMGAEVTLVEAADRLVPLEDADVSRQLARGFRRRGIGVLTGARLLEAVTEPESGPGGGAVRATVRTARGETTELVAQRLLVAVGRAPVTDGLGLERIGLATDARGFVPPADWDRLETAVPGVHVVGDLLPPPSLGLAHASFAEGLVVAEHLAGLAPRPVDYASVPRVTYSSPQTAAVGLTEEQARAAGHDVVTNSMPLTAVAKGMVHGQGGMVKVVAERAGSAAGGVGRVLGVHLVGPHVSEMVAEGQLVVGWEAEPGDVAQHVHAHPTLSEAVGEVFLSLAGRGLHQV, from the coding sequence GTGTACGACCAGACCGACGTCATCGTGATCGGCGGCGGGACCGGCGGTTACAGCGCCGCGCTGCGGGCGGCGGCGCTCGGGCTGCGGGTCGCGCTGGTCGAGCGGGACCTGGTGGGCGGAACGTGCCTGCACCGCGGCTGCATCCCCAGCAAGGCGATGCTGCACGCCGCCGAGCTGGTCGACGGCATCGCCGAGGCGGGCGAGCGGTGGGGCGTCAGGGCGAGCCTGGACGGCGTCGACTACGCGGCGCTGATCGCCACCCGGGACGACATCGTGCGCCGCAACCACCTGGGCGTGGAGGGCCACCTGGCGCACGCCGGCGTGACGGTGGTGCGCGGCTCGGCGACGCTGACCGGACCGCGCTCCGTGGCCATCACGCCCTCGGGGGCCATGGATCCCCGCGCCACCGCCGGAGCCGGCGGCGCCCTCGGTGCGCCCGACACGCCGGCCAGCCTGACCGCGCGGCGGGGGCTGGTGCTGGCCACCGGGTCGCGCCCGCGCACCCTGCCCGGCCTGGTGCCGGACGGCCGGCGCATCCTGACCAGCGACGAGGCGCTGTTCGCCGCCGACCTGCCGGCGTCGGTCGTGGTGCTGGGCGGCGGCGCCATCGGCTGCGAGTACGCCTCCTTCTACCGCTCCATGGGCGCCGAGGTGACCCTGGTGGAGGCCGCCGACCGGCTGGTTCCCCTGGAGGACGCCGACGTCAGCCGCCAGTTGGCCCGCGGGTTCAGGCGCCGCGGCATCGGCGTCCTCACCGGGGCGCGGCTGCTGGAGGCGGTCACCGAGCCGGAGTCCGGGCCGGGTGGCGGGGCGGTGCGGGCGACGGTCCGCACCGCGCGGGGGGAGACGACGGAGCTGGTGGCCCAGCGGCTGCTGGTGGCCGTCGGCCGCGCACCGGTCACCGACGGCCTGGGGCTGGAGCGGATCGGCCTGGCGACCGACGCCCGCGGCTTCGTCCCGCCCGCCGACTGGGACCGGCTGGAGACCGCCGTGCCCGGGGTGCACGTGGTGGGCGACCTGCTGCCGCCGCCCTCGCTGGGCCTGGCGCACGCCTCCTTCGCGGAGGGGCTGGTGGTCGCCGAGCACCTGGCCGGGCTGGCGCCGCGGCCGGTGGACTACGCGAGCGTGCCGAGGGTGACGTACTCCAGTCCGCAGACGGCGGCCGTCGGCCTGACCGAGGAGCAGGCCCGGGCCGCCGGGCACGACGTGGTCACCAACAGCATGCCGCTGACCGCCGTCGCCAAGGGGATGGTGCACGGGCAGGGCGGCATGGTGAAGGTGGTGGCCGAGCGCGCCGGCAGCGCGGCGGGGGGCGTCGGGCGGGTGCTCGGCGTGCACCTGGTGGGGCCGCACGTCTCCGAGATGGTCGCGGAGGGCCAGCTGGTGGTGGGCTGGGAGGCGGAGCCGGGCGACGTCGCCCAGCACGTGCACGCCCACCCGACGCTCTCCGAGGCCGTCGGCGAGGTCTTCCTCTCCCTGGCCGGCCGGGGGCTGCACCAGGTCTGA
- a CDS encoding LysR family transcriptional regulator, whose protein sequence is MSLRQMEYFLAIVEQGSFTRAAEELMVTQSALSHQVKALERELGGELLERLPRSVRLTPMGRAFLPHAETAVRGARQARRAARAVGDGASGELHLATLHATAHGTLPPVLRAWRRQRPGTRVVLHEYATVPELEEAMAQGVADLAVGPPPTGWGGPLVTLGVEEYVFLLPDDDPLLGGPAGPARGRISVAELADRSWIRCLMEPGLQGPGPAFLDRLCGEHGFAPRTAVLAHHTSTAIRLGVDGLGVVLCASSLVPPELVGRVIGADPPLRRALTAYTRVAASGVVAVFLDTLRAHTVLVPPRLEERLRVGE, encoded by the coding sequence ATGAGCCTGCGTCAGATGGAGTACTTCCTGGCGATCGTCGAGCAGGGCTCGTTCACCCGCGCCGCCGAGGAACTGATGGTCACCCAGTCCGCGCTCTCCCACCAGGTCAAGGCGCTGGAGCGGGAGCTGGGCGGGGAACTGCTGGAGCGGCTGCCGCGCAGCGTGCGGCTCACCCCCATGGGGCGCGCCTTCCTGCCGCACGCCGAGACGGCGGTGCGCGGCGCCCGCCAGGCCCGCCGCGCCGCCCGCGCGGTGGGCGACGGCGCCTCCGGCGAGCTGCACCTGGCCACCCTGCACGCCACCGCCCACGGCACCCTGCCGCCGGTGCTGCGCGCGTGGCGGCGCCAGCGCCCGGGGACCCGGGTGGTGCTGCACGAGTACGCCACCGTGCCGGAGCTGGAGGAGGCGATGGCCCAGGGCGTGGCGGACCTGGCGGTGGGCCCGCCCCCGACGGGGTGGGGCGGCCCGCTGGTGACGCTGGGCGTGGAGGAGTACGTCTTCCTGCTGCCGGACGACGACCCCCTGCTCGGCGGGCCCGCGGGCCCGGCCCGCGGCCGGATCTCGGTCGCCGAGCTGGCGGACCGCTCCTGGATCCGCTGCCTGATGGAGCCCGGCCTCCAGGGGCCCGGCCCGGCGTTCCTCGACAGGCTCTGCGGGGAGCACGGCTTCGCCCCGCGCACGGCGGTGCTGGCGCACCACACCTCCACCGCGATCCGGCTCGGCGTCGACGGCCTCGGCGTGGTGCTCTGCGCGTCCTCCCTGGTGCCGCCGGAGCTGGTGGGCCGGGTGATCGGGGCCGACCCGCCGCTGCGCCGCGCCCTGACCGCCTACACCCGGGTCGCCGCCAGCGGCGTGGTCGCCGTCTTCCTGGACACGCTGCGCGCGCACACCGTGCTGGTCCCGCCGCGGCTGGAGGAGCGGCTGCGCGTGGGGGAGTGA
- the yaaA gene encoding peroxide stress protein YaaA: protein MLILLPPSEGKATHGGGAPLDLAALGLPELTEPRATVLGALVELCGGGDPDKAMEALGLGPGLCGEVERNAGLRTAATLPAGELYTGVLYDALDLATLDAGARGRAERSLLVFSGLWGVLRPTDRVPPYRCSMGARLPGVGALPAFWRPRLGAAVPVAAGDGLVLDLRSTAYAAAWKPAGELAERTATVRVLHERLVDGVPRRTVVSHFNKATKGRLVRSLLADGAEPASPVELAVALRDLGYRVEEPAAPQAGPRRAGKVRQLDVVVSEL from the coding sequence GTGCTGATCCTCCTCCCGCCCTCCGAGGGCAAGGCCACCCACGGCGGCGGCGCACCGCTGGACCTCGCCGCCCTCGGGCTGCCCGAGCTGACCGAGCCGCGCGCGACCGTCCTCGGCGCGCTGGTCGAGCTGTGTGGCGGAGGCGACCCGGACAAGGCGATGGAGGCCCTCGGCCTCGGCCCGGGGCTGTGCGGGGAGGTCGAGCGCAACGCCGGGCTGCGCACCGCCGCCACCCTGCCGGCCGGCGAGCTGTACACCGGTGTGCTCTACGACGCGCTCGACCTGGCCACCCTCGACGCCGGGGCGCGCGGGCGGGCGGAGCGCTCGCTGCTGGTCTTCTCCGGGCTGTGGGGGGTGCTGCGGCCCACCGACCGGGTTCCGCCGTACCGCTGCTCGATGGGCGCGCGGCTGCCCGGGGTGGGGGCGCTGCCGGCGTTCTGGCGCCCCCGGCTCGGCGCGGCCGTGCCGGTCGCGGCCGGCGACGGCCTGGTGCTGGACCTGCGTTCGACCGCGTACGCGGCGGCCTGGAAGCCGGCCGGCGAGCTGGCGGAGCGGACGGCGACGGTCCGGGTGCTCCACGAGCGCCTGGTGGACGGCGTGCCCAGGCGCACGGTGGTCAGCCACTTCAACAAGGCCACCAAGGGCCGCCTGGTGCGCTCGCTGCTGGCGGACGGGGCCGAGCCGGCGTCGCCGGTGGAGCTGGCCGTCGCCCTGCGGGACCTCGGGTACCGGGTGGAGGAGCCGGCGGCGCCGCAGGCGGGCCCCCGGCGTGCCGGGAAGGTGCGGCAGTTGGACGTGGTCGTGTCCGAGCTCTGA
- a CDS encoding beta-ketoacyl-ACP synthase III, with amino-acid sequence MTGSRITAFGYHQPAGILTNQDLEGMVETNDEWIRQRVGIVTRHIAEESEQVVDLAVPAAEKALASSGLEPDDIDLVVVATCTQRDRSPNVAASVAARIGLRTPAAYDINTACSGFCYALATADHAISAGAARHALVIGAEKMTDVTDWTDRTTCVLVGDGAGAVVVSASDKPGIGPVLWGSEPEKGNAVRILGDWKPTFAQDGQTVYRWATHSLAPLARAAIEKAGYKPEDLAGVVTHQANLRIIEGLVKQLGVPQAVVAKDVVDSGNTSAASVPLALAKLAERGELPSGGPVLLFGFGGGLTYAGQVITMP; translated from the coding sequence GTGACCGGATCACGCATCACCGCTTTCGGGTACCACCAGCCTGCCGGGATCCTCACCAACCAGGACCTGGAAGGAATGGTCGAGACCAACGACGAGTGGATTCGGCAACGGGTCGGCATCGTCACCCGGCACATCGCCGAGGAGTCCGAGCAGGTCGTCGACCTCGCCGTGCCGGCCGCGGAGAAGGCCCTGGCCTCCTCCGGCCTGGAGCCGGACGACATCGACCTGGTCGTGGTGGCCACCTGCACGCAGCGTGACCGCTCTCCCAACGTGGCGGCCTCGGTCGCCGCCCGCATCGGCCTGAGGACCCCGGCCGCCTACGACATCAACACCGCCTGCTCCGGCTTCTGCTACGCCCTGGCCACCGCCGACCACGCGATCAGCGCCGGCGCCGCCCGGCACGCCCTGGTGATCGGCGCGGAGAAGATGACCGACGTCACGGACTGGACCGACCGGACCACCTGCGTGCTGGTCGGGGACGGCGCCGGCGCCGTCGTGGTGTCGGCCTCCGACAAGCCGGGCATCGGCCCCGTGCTGTGGGGCTCGGAGCCGGAGAAGGGCAACGCGGTCCGCATCCTCGGCGACTGGAAGCCGACCTTCGCCCAGGACGGGCAGACCGTCTACCGGTGGGCCACCCACTCGCTGGCGCCGCTGGCCCGCGCCGCGATCGAGAAGGCCGGCTACAAGCCGGAGGACCTGGCCGGTGTGGTCACCCACCAGGCCAACCTGCGGATCATCGAGGGCCTGGTCAAGCAGCTCGGCGTGCCGCAGGCCGTGGTCGCCAAGGACGTCGTGGACTCCGGCAACACCTCCGCCGCCTCGGTGCCGCTGGCGCTGGCCAAGCTGGCCGAGCGCGGCGAGCTGCCGTCCGGCGGGCCGGTGCTGCTGTTCGGTTTCGGCGGTGGACTCACCTACGCCGGCCAGGTCATCACGATGCCGTGA
- a CDS encoding GNAT family N-acetyltransferase, whose translation MVTDQQTPEPTESPRSDAPFIRSYQPRDLADVYEICLRTADAGQDATGLYSDPDLMPNIFAGPYVFLEPELAFVVEAEGRAVGYVVGTADTAAFAAAYRERWLPRIADRYPLPSAPQNLEEHMVDLLHHPERMVQPELADYPAHLHIDLLPDYQGRGYGRQLIRTFLGALAERGVAQMYLSMVTRNTGAGAFYRRLGFREFTLSVPVPDLTYLVRSTTEPV comes from the coding sequence ATGGTGACTGACCAGCAGACCCCCGAGCCCACCGAGTCGCCACGGTCCGACGCGCCCTTCATCCGCTCCTACCAGCCGCGCGACCTGGCGGACGTCTACGAGATCTGTCTGCGGACCGCCGACGCCGGCCAGGACGCCACCGGCCTGTACAGCGACCCGGACCTGATGCCGAACATCTTCGCCGGCCCCTACGTCTTCCTGGAGCCGGAGCTGGCCTTCGTGGTGGAGGCCGAGGGGCGCGCCGTCGGCTACGTCGTCGGCACCGCCGACACGGCCGCCTTCGCCGCCGCCTACCGCGAGCGCTGGCTGCCGCGGATCGCCGACCGCTACCCGCTGCCCTCCGCGCCGCAGAACCTGGAGGAGCACATGGTGGACCTGCTGCACCACCCGGAGCGCATGGTGCAGCCCGAACTCGCCGACTACCCCGCCCACCTGCACATCGACCTGCTCCCCGACTACCAGGGGCGCGGCTACGGCCGGCAGCTGATCCGCACCTTCCTCGGGGCGCTGGCCGAGCGGGGCGTGGCCCAGATGTACCTGAGCATGGTGACCAGGAACACCGGGGCCGGCGCGTTCTACCGGCGGCTGGGCTTCCGCGAGTTCACCCTGAGCGTCCCCGTCCCGGACCTCACCTACCTGGTGCGCTCCACCACCGAGCCGGTGTAG
- a CDS encoding helix-turn-helix transcriptional regulator — translation MRASRLISLLLLLQNRGTMTATQLAEELEVSVRTVYRDVESLGAAGVPVYAERGPHGGFRLLDGYRTRLTGLTTEEAESLLLAGIPGPAAELGLGAVLATAEEKVLAALPDPMRLRAGLARERFHLDPAGWFRDPEEERSPHLAALAQAVWGRRRVRMRYRGWGSAPAVRVVEPLGIVLKGGLWYLVARRWAEGGHANGGANGGGTGSGGTGSGAGGAERPVTRVYRVSRAEGAEVLDEEFERPADFDLAAFWAAWAERFEAERHPHVAELRATPRGVGLLPSLGAGFGRPEVRGEPDPVTGEPGPVIRVGGPPGRPLPPEAAGWMRVRLPVESVRGAAMGLLRLGAEAEVLGPPELRAAVMAELRRMTERYGRP, via the coding sequence ATGCGCGCCAGCCGACTGATCTCCCTCCTGCTCCTCCTGCAGAACCGCGGCACGATGACCGCCACGCAACTGGCCGAGGAGCTGGAGGTCTCCGTGCGCACCGTCTACCGGGACGTGGAGTCCCTCGGCGCGGCCGGCGTCCCGGTCTACGCGGAGCGGGGCCCGCACGGGGGGTTCCGGCTGCTGGACGGCTACCGCACCCGGCTGACCGGGTTGACCACGGAGGAGGCGGAGTCGCTGCTGCTGGCCGGCATCCCCGGACCGGCCGCCGAACTCGGCCTGGGCGCGGTGCTGGCGACGGCCGAGGAGAAGGTCCTGGCCGCGCTCCCCGACCCCATGCGGCTGCGCGCGGGCCTGGCGCGGGAACGCTTCCACCTGGATCCGGCCGGCTGGTTCCGCGACCCGGAGGAGGAGCGCAGCCCGCACCTCGCGGCGCTGGCCCAGGCGGTGTGGGGGCGGCGCCGGGTGCGGATGCGCTACCGGGGCTGGGGGTCGGCGCCGGCGGTGCGGGTCGTGGAGCCGCTGGGGATCGTGCTCAAGGGCGGCCTGTGGTACCTGGTCGCGCGGCGCTGGGCGGAGGGCGGCCACGCGAACGGCGGCGCGAACGGCGGCGGCACGGGCAGCGGCGGCACGGGCAGCGGCGCCGGCGGGGCGGAGCGGCCGGTGACGCGGGTGTACCGGGTGTCGCGGGCGGAGGGCGCCGAGGTCCTCGACGAGGAGTTCGAGCGCCCGGCGGACTTCGACCTGGCCGCCTTCTGGGCCGCCTGGGCGGAGCGCTTCGAGGCGGAACGCCATCCGCACGTGGCGGAGCTGCGGGCCACCCCGCGCGGCGTCGGGCTGCTGCCCTCCCTCGGCGCTGGGTTCGGCCGGCCGGAGGTGCGCGGGGAGCCGGATCCGGTGACGGGCGAGCCGGGGCCGGTGATCCGGGTCGGGGGCCCTCCGGGCCGGCCGCTGCCGCCGGAGGCGGCCGGCTGGATGCGGGTGCGGCTGCCGGTGGAGTCGGTGCGCGGGGCGGCGATGGGCCTGCTGCGGCTGGGCGCCGAGGCGGAGGTGCTCGGCCCGCCGGAGCTGCGCGCGGCGGTCATGGCGGAGCTGCGGCGGATGACGGAGCGGTACGGGCGGCCGTGA